From a single Rutidosis leptorrhynchoides isolate AG116_Rl617_1_P2 chromosome 5, CSIRO_AGI_Rlap_v1, whole genome shotgun sequence genomic region:
- the LOC139850599 gene encoding uncharacterized protein isoform X2 yields MYGRLEGELRFNRWHMWLVPSSSKSSVAASENSFVFIDTNSFSKDGRKVNVGDCALFKPLNSSLPFVGRIRKLIAGKESSSPSLSVNWLYRPADVKLKEGALLNAAPNEIFYSFHEDEIPAASLLHPCKVTFFRKGVELPSGLFSFVCRRVYDIEGECLWWLTDKDYINERQEEVNQLLDKTQIEMYGTSHPGGRSPKPMNGPNGTPQSKPSSDNVQNSSSSISSHAKSKKREHGVHNSDSVKRERLSKVEDADSGQRRSEYTIKTEIAKITDKGGLVDLGAVEKLIQLMRPNTVEKKLDLASKAMLVDVISVTDRFDCLSRFVQLRGLAVLDEWLQEIHKGKLGDGISKVNDKSVEEFLFSLLRALDKLPVNLHALQTCNVGKSVNHLRSHKNSEIQNKARSLVSTWKRRVEAEMNVLETKSGSTRGGGSWPNKSMAPEGSPIGSRRIEVGPKSSTSQPLKSQQSKVNNNSGEPVAKSPTSPVSTKLSPSSATKDGRSCSSSQSPNNSQSCSSDHNKNSTNGFHASTVPVAQKEVVKVGCQTPIRHASEKTSDLPLLDNGNSPRLIVRLPNTGRSPARTVSVGSPEDSSAIPVKGSVQVSSEKPNQKVLEKSESLQGNTGLSQGKDGLGGHSEEQHDVTNGGHEERLTEAGSGSSKTGKFNEASYSSINALVESCVKFSEASVSPPVCDDVGMNLLASVAAGEMSRSDVSPVCSPESNSPLPEDSCSVNVAKLRQITQDEDNVKTDEDNTVSDIMAPDAKPLKEDTSGLENADKNDVVQSDAGSIREKVESQNKDESGSWSSSSDMHEDEKKMVNKRLNSSNLATTSHSNNVDIAPKSEDTDKKTGTHGEKLNERLTMDSSTSVLQRCNEHSHVKIEKDEKAPAVASQEVRSTEKPNIAEVEVSVKLDFDLNEVFPNDDGTQGEVERSPILSPSTFPSYNSPVMGNRSGLITVASAAKGPFYPSENLLRGKTEIGWKGSAATSAFRPAEPRKSDVPVSVPVPDSCTSKQARPLLDFDLNVGVVEDTVQNITPSTRFEAVGHTGRLNLDLNACEDADISSSRPSIPLLSGRPNSSMDFDLNNGPGMEEIGGESVSFSKNSMPFMSNIPNVRMNSNMDMVNFSTWYPPNNTYPAITIPSVLPGPSQRMFTPVTASTSSHNPEIFRGPVLSSSPAVPFQYSSFPFETNFSMPSVSNTFSSVSTAYVDTSLPGGPLCFPTLPPSQTPQLVGPNGAVSMPYRPYFMSLPGGSSNVGPDGRKWPSHGLDLNAGTNDNKLPSGFRPIPIGGSQSLADEQLKMFQQQMTSASSGISKRKEPDGGWDGDRLSYKHPSWQ; encoded by the exons ATGTATGGGCGGTTGGAAGGTGAGCTGCGGTTCAACCGGTGGCACATGTGGCTGGTCCCATCTTCCTCCAAGTCGTCTGTAGCTGCTTCTGAAAATTCATTCGTATTCATTGATACTAACTCTTTTtccaaa GATGGTCGAAAGGTTAATGTAGGTGACTGTGCTCTGTTTAAGCCACTTAACAGTTCTCTCCCTTTTGTTGGAAGAATCCGTAAGTTAATAGCAGGAAAAGAAAGTAGTAGTCCAAGTCTGAGTGTGAATTGGCTGTATCGGCCTGCAGACGTAAAGCTTAAAGAAGGTGCTTTGCTTAACGCAGCACCTAACGAGATCTTTTACTCGTTTCACGAGGATGAGATACCTGCTGCATCGTTACTCCATCCGTGTAAAGTCACATTCTTTCGTAAAGGTGTTGAACTTCCTTCAGGGTTATTCTCATTTGTGTGCAGACGTGTGTATGATATTGAAGGCGAGTGTTTATGGTGGTTAACTGATAAAGACTATATTAAC GAACGACAAGAAGAAGTAAACCAGCTATTAGATAAGACTCAAATAGAAATGTATGGAACATCGCATCCTGGAGGCCGCTCTCCAAAACCTATGAATGGTCCAAATGGGACCCCACAATCGAAACCTAGTTCAGATAATGTACAGAATAGTTCCTCATCTATTTCATCACATGCAAAGAGTAAAAAGAGAGAACATGGTGTTCACAATTCAGACTCTGTCAAACGTGAACGTTTATCTAAAGTAGAAGATGCTGACTCGGGTCAACGCAGGTCAGAATACACGATCAAGACTGAGATTGCCAAAATCACTGATAAAGGAGGGTTGGTAGATCTTGGAGCAGTTGAAAAACTGATACAACTCATGCGACCCAATACTGTTGAAAAGAAACTTGACCTGGCTTCAAAAGCAATGCTTGTGGATGTTATTTCGGTTACTGACAGGTTTGACTGTTTAAGTCGGTTTGTTCAGTTGAGGGGCTTAGCAGTTTTAGATGAATGGCTTCAGGAGATTCATAAAGGGAAGCTCGGTGATGGTATTTCTAAAGTAAACGATAAATCTGTTGAGGAATTTCTTTTTTCCTTACTTCGTGCACTTGACAAGTTACCTGTAAATCTTCATGCTTTACAGACGTGTAACGTTGGGAAATCGGTTAATCATTTACGCAGCCATAAAAACTCCGAAATACAAAACAAAGCCAGAAGTTTAGTTAGCACGTGGAAAAGGCGTGTTGAAGCTGAAATGAATGTTCTTGAAACAAAATCTGGGTCAACCCGAGGTGGCGGTTCGTGGCCAAACAAGTCAATGGCGCCTGAAGGTTCTCCTATTGGTAGTAGACGTATTGAGGTGGGTCCCAAAAGTTCTACTTCACAGCCTTTAAAATCCCAACAGTCAAAGGTTAATAATAACTCGGGTGAACCGGTTGCCAAGTCACCAACATCTCCTGTCTCTACAAAGTTGTCTCCTTCGTCTGCAACTAAAGATGGAAGGAGTTGCAGTTCAAGTCAGTCTCCAAATAATAGTCAATCTTGTTCTAGTGATCATAACAAGAATTCAACCAATGGTTTCCATGCGTCTACGGTTCCTGTAGCTCAGAAAGAAGTTGTAAAAGTTGGTTGCCAAACACCAATCAGACATGCGTCCGAGAAAACATCTGATTTGCCCCTTTTAGATAATGGAAACAGCCCGAGACTTATAGTGAGACTGCCAAACACTGGTCGAAGTCCTGCACGAACCGTTAGTGTGGGGTCCCCTGAAGACTCATCAGCTATACCTGTCAAGGGTTCTGTTCAAGTATCTTCAGAGAAGCCCAATCAAAAGGTGCTTGAAAAAAGTGAATCTTTACAAGGAAACACGGGTTTATCCCAAGGGAAAGATGGATTGGGTGGGCATAGTGAAGAACAACATGATGTTACGAATGGTGGTCATGAAGAGAGATTGACTGAAGCAGGCAGCGGGTCCTCCAAAACAGGAAAGTTTAATGAGGCTTCTTATAGCTCCATTAATGCCTTAGTTGAAAGTTGTGTTAAATTTTCTGAAGCTAGTGTATCTCCACCAGTATGTGATGATGTTGGAATGAATCTTCTTGCCAGCGTGGCAGCTGGTGAAATGTCGAGATCTGATGTGTCACCTGTATGCTCCCCTGAAAGTAACTCGCCTTTACCTGAAGATTCTTGCTCTGTGAATGTTGCAAAGTTGAGGCAAATAACTCAAGACGAAGATAATGTGAAGACTGATGAGGATAATACAGTGTCTGATATTATGGCACCAGATGCAAAACCTTTGAAGGAAGATACAAGTGGTTTAGAAAACGCTGACAAAAATGATGTGGTTCAATCTGATGCAGGTTCTATAAGGGAAAAAGTTGAGTCACAAAATAAAGATGAGTCAGGTTCATGGTCATCTTCTTCAGATATGCATGAGGATGAGAAGAAAATGGTGAACAAGCGATTAAACAGCAGCAATTTGGCTACCACTTCGCATAGTAATAATGTTGATATAGCACCAAAGTCTGAAGATACTGACAAAAAGACAGGGACCCACGGTGAAAAACTGAATGAGAGACTAACTATGGATTCTAGCACATCTGTTTTACAGCGTTGTAATGAACATTCCCACGTGAAAATTGAAAAAGACGAAAAAGCCCCTGCTGTTGCTAGTCAAGAAGTAAGGTCAACTGAAAAGCCTAATATAGCAGAGGTGGAAGTGTCTGTGAAGTTAGACTTCGATCTGAATGAAGTTTTTCCAAATGATGATGGGACACAGGGTGAGGTCGAAAGGTCCCCTATTCTCTCCCCGAGCACCTTCCCTTCTTATAATTCACCTGTTATGGGGAACCGGTCTGGTTTAATTACTGTAGCTTCTGCTGCAAAAGGACCATTTTACCCTTCAGAAAATCTTTTAAGAGGCAAAACGGAAATTGGTTGGAAAGGGTCTGCTGCCACCAGTGCATTTCGTCCAGCAGAACCACGAAAATCAGATGTTCCTGTTTCTGTTCCTGTTCCTGATAGTTGTACCAGTAAACAGGCTCGTCCTCTTCTAGACTTCGATTTGAACGTTGGTGTTGTCGAGGATACTGTTCAAAACATTACACCATCGACGCGTTTCGAGGCTGTGGGCCACACTGGGAGACTGAATCTTGATCTAAATGCATGCGAGGATGCTGACATCAGCAGCAGTAGACCTTCTATACCGCTTTTATCTGGGCGGCCAAATTCTTCCATGGACTTCGACTTGAACAATGGACCTGGCATGGAAGAAATCGGTGGTGAATCGGTATCCTTTTCGAAAAACAGTATGCCGTTTATGTCGAATATTCCTAATGTCAGAATGAATAGTAATATGGATATGGTGAACTTTTCAACGTGGTACCCACCAAACAATACGTATCCAGCAATCACAATCCCCTCGGTTCTACCGGGCCCTTCTCAAAGAATGTTCACTCCGGTGACCGCCAGTACATCGTCACACAATCCTGAAATATTTAGGGGTCCCGTTTTATCATCTTCACCCGCGGTACCTTTTCAATATTCATCGTTTCCTTTTGAAACCAATTTTTCGATGCCTTCCGTTTCGAATACGTTTTCTTCAGTTTCGACTGCTTATGTGGACACTTCATTACCTGGCGGGCCTCTTTGTTTCCCTACTTTACCACCCTCACAGACGCCGCAGCTCGTGGGACCAAATGGTGCAGTGTCGATGCCTTATAGGCCGTACTTCATGAGTCTTCCTGGTGGTTCTAGTAATGTGGGACCTGATGGTAGAAAGTGGCCAAGTCATGGTTTAGATCTAAATGCAGGTACAAATGATAATAAGTTGCCTTCTGGATTCAGACCGATACCTATTGGTGGGTCCCAATCCCTGGCTGACGAGCAGCTAAAGATGTTTCAACAACAAATGACATCAGCAAGTAGTGGAATATCGAAGAGGAAAGAGCCCGATGGCGGTTGGGATGGAGATAGGCTTAGTTATAAACACCCATCATGGCAATAG
- the LOC139850599 gene encoding uncharacterized protein isoform X1 has translation MYGRLEGELRFNRWHMWLVPSSSKSSVAASENSFVFIDTNSFSKDGRKVNVGDCALFKPLNSSLPFVGRIRKLIAGKESSSPSLSVNWLYRPADVKLKEGALLNAAPNEIFYSFHEDEIPAASLLHPCKVTFFRKGVELPSGLFSFVCRRVYDIEGECLWWLTDKDYINSYLTQERQEEVNQLLDKTQIEMYGTSHPGGRSPKPMNGPNGTPQSKPSSDNVQNSSSSISSHAKSKKREHGVHNSDSVKRERLSKVEDADSGQRRSEYTIKTEIAKITDKGGLVDLGAVEKLIQLMRPNTVEKKLDLASKAMLVDVISVTDRFDCLSRFVQLRGLAVLDEWLQEIHKGKLGDGISKVNDKSVEEFLFSLLRALDKLPVNLHALQTCNVGKSVNHLRSHKNSEIQNKARSLVSTWKRRVEAEMNVLETKSGSTRGGGSWPNKSMAPEGSPIGSRRIEVGPKSSTSQPLKSQQSKVNNNSGEPVAKSPTSPVSTKLSPSSATKDGRSCSSSQSPNNSQSCSSDHNKNSTNGFHASTVPVAQKEVVKVGCQTPIRHASEKTSDLPLLDNGNSPRLIVRLPNTGRSPARTVSVGSPEDSSAIPVKGSVQVSSEKPNQKVLEKSESLQGNTGLSQGKDGLGGHSEEQHDVTNGGHEERLTEAGSGSSKTGKFNEASYSSINALVESCVKFSEASVSPPVCDDVGMNLLASVAAGEMSRSDVSPVCSPESNSPLPEDSCSVNVAKLRQITQDEDNVKTDEDNTVSDIMAPDAKPLKEDTSGLENADKNDVVQSDAGSIREKVESQNKDESGSWSSSSDMHEDEKKMVNKRLNSSNLATTSHSNNVDIAPKSEDTDKKTGTHGEKLNERLTMDSSTSVLQRCNEHSHVKIEKDEKAPAVASQEVRSTEKPNIAEVEVSVKLDFDLNEVFPNDDGTQGEVERSPILSPSTFPSYNSPVMGNRSGLITVASAAKGPFYPSENLLRGKTEIGWKGSAATSAFRPAEPRKSDVPVSVPVPDSCTSKQARPLLDFDLNVGVVEDTVQNITPSTRFEAVGHTGRLNLDLNACEDADISSSRPSIPLLSGRPNSSMDFDLNNGPGMEEIGGESVSFSKNSMPFMSNIPNVRMNSNMDMVNFSTWYPPNNTYPAITIPSVLPGPSQRMFTPVTASTSSHNPEIFRGPVLSSSPAVPFQYSSFPFETNFSMPSVSNTFSSVSTAYVDTSLPGGPLCFPTLPPSQTPQLVGPNGAVSMPYRPYFMSLPGGSSNVGPDGRKWPSHGLDLNAGTNDNKLPSGFRPIPIGGSQSLADEQLKMFQQQMTSASSGISKRKEPDGGWDGDRLSYKHPSWQ, from the exons ATGTATGGGCGGTTGGAAGGTGAGCTGCGGTTCAACCGGTGGCACATGTGGCTGGTCCCATCTTCCTCCAAGTCGTCTGTAGCTGCTTCTGAAAATTCATTCGTATTCATTGATACTAACTCTTTTtccaaa GATGGTCGAAAGGTTAATGTAGGTGACTGTGCTCTGTTTAAGCCACTTAACAGTTCTCTCCCTTTTGTTGGAAGAATCCGTAAGTTAATAGCAGGAAAAGAAAGTAGTAGTCCAAGTCTGAGTGTGAATTGGCTGTATCGGCCTGCAGACGTAAAGCTTAAAGAAGGTGCTTTGCTTAACGCAGCACCTAACGAGATCTTTTACTCGTTTCACGAGGATGAGATACCTGCTGCATCGTTACTCCATCCGTGTAAAGTCACATTCTTTCGTAAAGGTGTTGAACTTCCTTCAGGGTTATTCTCATTTGTGTGCAGACGTGTGTATGATATTGAAGGCGAGTGTTTATGGTGGTTAACTGATAAAGACTATATTAAC TCGTATTTGACACAGGAACGACAAGAAGAAGTAAACCAGCTATTAGATAAGACTCAAATAGAAATGTATGGAACATCGCATCCTGGAGGCCGCTCTCCAAAACCTATGAATGGTCCAAATGGGACCCCACAATCGAAACCTAGTTCAGATAATGTACAGAATAGTTCCTCATCTATTTCATCACATGCAAAGAGTAAAAAGAGAGAACATGGTGTTCACAATTCAGACTCTGTCAAACGTGAACGTTTATCTAAAGTAGAAGATGCTGACTCGGGTCAACGCAGGTCAGAATACACGATCAAGACTGAGATTGCCAAAATCACTGATAAAGGAGGGTTGGTAGATCTTGGAGCAGTTGAAAAACTGATACAACTCATGCGACCCAATACTGTTGAAAAGAAACTTGACCTGGCTTCAAAAGCAATGCTTGTGGATGTTATTTCGGTTACTGACAGGTTTGACTGTTTAAGTCGGTTTGTTCAGTTGAGGGGCTTAGCAGTTTTAGATGAATGGCTTCAGGAGATTCATAAAGGGAAGCTCGGTGATGGTATTTCTAAAGTAAACGATAAATCTGTTGAGGAATTTCTTTTTTCCTTACTTCGTGCACTTGACAAGTTACCTGTAAATCTTCATGCTTTACAGACGTGTAACGTTGGGAAATCGGTTAATCATTTACGCAGCCATAAAAACTCCGAAATACAAAACAAAGCCAGAAGTTTAGTTAGCACGTGGAAAAGGCGTGTTGAAGCTGAAATGAATGTTCTTGAAACAAAATCTGGGTCAACCCGAGGTGGCGGTTCGTGGCCAAACAAGTCAATGGCGCCTGAAGGTTCTCCTATTGGTAGTAGACGTATTGAGGTGGGTCCCAAAAGTTCTACTTCACAGCCTTTAAAATCCCAACAGTCAAAGGTTAATAATAACTCGGGTGAACCGGTTGCCAAGTCACCAACATCTCCTGTCTCTACAAAGTTGTCTCCTTCGTCTGCAACTAAAGATGGAAGGAGTTGCAGTTCAAGTCAGTCTCCAAATAATAGTCAATCTTGTTCTAGTGATCATAACAAGAATTCAACCAATGGTTTCCATGCGTCTACGGTTCCTGTAGCTCAGAAAGAAGTTGTAAAAGTTGGTTGCCAAACACCAATCAGACATGCGTCCGAGAAAACATCTGATTTGCCCCTTTTAGATAATGGAAACAGCCCGAGACTTATAGTGAGACTGCCAAACACTGGTCGAAGTCCTGCACGAACCGTTAGTGTGGGGTCCCCTGAAGACTCATCAGCTATACCTGTCAAGGGTTCTGTTCAAGTATCTTCAGAGAAGCCCAATCAAAAGGTGCTTGAAAAAAGTGAATCTTTACAAGGAAACACGGGTTTATCCCAAGGGAAAGATGGATTGGGTGGGCATAGTGAAGAACAACATGATGTTACGAATGGTGGTCATGAAGAGAGATTGACTGAAGCAGGCAGCGGGTCCTCCAAAACAGGAAAGTTTAATGAGGCTTCTTATAGCTCCATTAATGCCTTAGTTGAAAGTTGTGTTAAATTTTCTGAAGCTAGTGTATCTCCACCAGTATGTGATGATGTTGGAATGAATCTTCTTGCCAGCGTGGCAGCTGGTGAAATGTCGAGATCTGATGTGTCACCTGTATGCTCCCCTGAAAGTAACTCGCCTTTACCTGAAGATTCTTGCTCTGTGAATGTTGCAAAGTTGAGGCAAATAACTCAAGACGAAGATAATGTGAAGACTGATGAGGATAATACAGTGTCTGATATTATGGCACCAGATGCAAAACCTTTGAAGGAAGATACAAGTGGTTTAGAAAACGCTGACAAAAATGATGTGGTTCAATCTGATGCAGGTTCTATAAGGGAAAAAGTTGAGTCACAAAATAAAGATGAGTCAGGTTCATGGTCATCTTCTTCAGATATGCATGAGGATGAGAAGAAAATGGTGAACAAGCGATTAAACAGCAGCAATTTGGCTACCACTTCGCATAGTAATAATGTTGATATAGCACCAAAGTCTGAAGATACTGACAAAAAGACAGGGACCCACGGTGAAAAACTGAATGAGAGACTAACTATGGATTCTAGCACATCTGTTTTACAGCGTTGTAATGAACATTCCCACGTGAAAATTGAAAAAGACGAAAAAGCCCCTGCTGTTGCTAGTCAAGAAGTAAGGTCAACTGAAAAGCCTAATATAGCAGAGGTGGAAGTGTCTGTGAAGTTAGACTTCGATCTGAATGAAGTTTTTCCAAATGATGATGGGACACAGGGTGAGGTCGAAAGGTCCCCTATTCTCTCCCCGAGCACCTTCCCTTCTTATAATTCACCTGTTATGGGGAACCGGTCTGGTTTAATTACTGTAGCTTCTGCTGCAAAAGGACCATTTTACCCTTCAGAAAATCTTTTAAGAGGCAAAACGGAAATTGGTTGGAAAGGGTCTGCTGCCACCAGTGCATTTCGTCCAGCAGAACCACGAAAATCAGATGTTCCTGTTTCTGTTCCTGTTCCTGATAGTTGTACCAGTAAACAGGCTCGTCCTCTTCTAGACTTCGATTTGAACGTTGGTGTTGTCGAGGATACTGTTCAAAACATTACACCATCGACGCGTTTCGAGGCTGTGGGCCACACTGGGAGACTGAATCTTGATCTAAATGCATGCGAGGATGCTGACATCAGCAGCAGTAGACCTTCTATACCGCTTTTATCTGGGCGGCCAAATTCTTCCATGGACTTCGACTTGAACAATGGACCTGGCATGGAAGAAATCGGTGGTGAATCGGTATCCTTTTCGAAAAACAGTATGCCGTTTATGTCGAATATTCCTAATGTCAGAATGAATAGTAATATGGATATGGTGAACTTTTCAACGTGGTACCCACCAAACAATACGTATCCAGCAATCACAATCCCCTCGGTTCTACCGGGCCCTTCTCAAAGAATGTTCACTCCGGTGACCGCCAGTACATCGTCACACAATCCTGAAATATTTAGGGGTCCCGTTTTATCATCTTCACCCGCGGTACCTTTTCAATATTCATCGTTTCCTTTTGAAACCAATTTTTCGATGCCTTCCGTTTCGAATACGTTTTCTTCAGTTTCGACTGCTTATGTGGACACTTCATTACCTGGCGGGCCTCTTTGTTTCCCTACTTTACCACCCTCACAGACGCCGCAGCTCGTGGGACCAAATGGTGCAGTGTCGATGCCTTATAGGCCGTACTTCATGAGTCTTCCTGGTGGTTCTAGTAATGTGGGACCTGATGGTAGAAAGTGGCCAAGTCATGGTTTAGATCTAAATGCAGGTACAAATGATAATAAGTTGCCTTCTGGATTCAGACCGATACCTATTGGTGGGTCCCAATCCCTGGCTGACGAGCAGCTAAAGATGTTTCAACAACAAATGACATCAGCAAGTAGTGGAATATCGAAGAGGAAAGAGCCCGATGGCGGTTGGGATGGAGATAGGCTTAGTTATAAACACCCATCATGGCAATAG